The Pantoea phytobeneficialis genome has a segment encoding these proteins:
- a CDS encoding carboxymuconolactone decarboxylase family protein has protein sequence MNRLPPLAEQQWSEEQRQLAEEIINGPRGALLPPFEPLLRSPELMAHAQRMGEYLRYRSALGQRLSELAILLTARHWSQPVEWAIHAPIAREKGISAHAVQAINEQRLPEDLQDDEWVLYHFCQQLHQQKKVNDDTWQQAIALWGEKGVVDLIGINGYYSFLSMIMNGAQTPVPDTRDFIIPA, from the coding sequence ATGAATCGTTTACCGCCGCTGGCTGAACAGCAATGGAGCGAAGAACAGCGTCAGTTGGCTGAAGAGATCATCAACGGACCGCGCGGTGCCTTGTTGCCACCGTTTGAACCGCTGTTACGCAGTCCGGAGTTGATGGCGCATGCACAACGTATGGGTGAATATCTGCGTTATCGCAGTGCGCTGGGTCAGCGCCTGTCGGAGCTGGCGATTCTGCTTACGGCGCGCCATTGGTCACAGCCGGTTGAGTGGGCGATTCACGCCCCTATCGCACGGGAGAAGGGGATCTCCGCCCACGCGGTGCAGGCGATTAACGAGCAACGCTTGCCTGAAGATTTACAGGATGATGAGTGGGTGCTGTATCACTTCTGCCAGCAGCTGCATCAACAGAAAAAAGTGAATGATGACACCTGGCAACAGGCCATCGCCCTGTGGGGTGAGAAAGGTGTGGTCGACCTGATCGGTATCAACGGTTATTACAGTTTTCTTTCCATGATAATGAATGGCGCACAGACGCCAGTACCCGACACCAGGGATTTTATTATCCCCGCATAA
- the glnH gene encoding glutamine ABC transporter substrate-binding protein GlnH, producing MSAFFSKLKVTLALVACSASFVATAQDKLVVGVDTAFVPFEFKQGDKYVGFDIDLWDAIAQKMHVSYELRPMDFGGLIPGLQSRNLDVAMAGITITDARKQVVDFSDGYYDADLLMAVKSSDNAITKFSDLAGKKVGLKQGTAAASFMKAKYKADYVEFPNIDNAYLDLQAGNLDAVVHDSPNVLYYVKTAGDGKVKSTGETDSILPQQYGFAMQKNSSWTPKVNAALKALRADGTYNKIYVKWFDKQPK from the coding sequence ATGTCTGCATTTTTTTCAAAATTAAAAGTCACGCTGGCACTCGTTGCCTGTTCGGCCAGTTTTGTTGCTACGGCCCAGGATAAATTGGTGGTGGGTGTGGATACCGCTTTTGTTCCGTTTGAATTTAAACAAGGCGATAAATATGTCGGTTTTGATATCGATTTATGGGATGCCATTGCACAGAAAATGCATGTCAGCTATGAATTACGTCCAATGGACTTCGGTGGTTTAATTCCGGGCTTGCAATCACGCAATCTGGATGTGGCAATGGCCGGGATTACCATCACCGATGCTCGCAAACAGGTGGTGGATTTCAGCGATGGTTATTATGACGCCGATTTATTAATGGCGGTTAAAAGCAGTGATAACGCCATCACCAAATTCAGCGATTTGGCGGGTAAAAAAGTGGGCCTGAAACAGGGCACTGCGGCGGCCAGCTTTATGAAAGCCAAATATAAAGCGGATTACGTTGAGTTCCCGAATATCGACAACGCCTACCTTGATTTGCAGGCCGGTAATCTGGATGCCGTGGTGCACGATTCACCGAACGTACTCTATTACGTGAAAACTGCCGGTGATGGCAAAGTGAAATCTACCGGAGAAACCGACAGCATTCTGCCGCAGCAGTACGGTTTCGCAATGCAGAAAAACAGCAGCTGGACGCCAAAAGTTAATGCGGCGCTGAAAGCATTACGCGCCGACGGCACCTACAACAAAATCTACGTAAAGTGGTTTGATAAACAACCTAAATAA
- the glnP gene encoding glutamine ABC transporter permease GlnP, with product MNFETKYIWESLPLLLQGLQLTLIISLTGLLGGFVIGLLAGTCRALGGRITKTISLIFVELIRGTPIMVQVMFIYFALPMVLPIRIDPVSAAIVTIIINSGAYIAEITRGAILSINKGFKEASLAMGLSQRRTLWYVIMPLALRRMIPALGNQWIISIKDTSLFIVIGVAELTRQGQEIIAGNFRALEVWTAVALIYLLVTLCLSFLLKQLEKRIHIL from the coding sequence ATGAATTTCGAAACCAAATATATATGGGAATCCCTGCCGCTGTTATTACAGGGATTACAATTGACGTTGATTATTTCCCTGACGGGATTGCTCGGTGGGTTTGTGATTGGCCTGCTGGCGGGAACCTGCCGTGCCCTGGGTGGCCGTATCACGAAAACGATATCATTAATTTTCGTTGAGCTGATCCGTGGTACACCTATTATGGTGCAGGTGATGTTTATTTACTTCGCATTGCCGATGGTGTTACCAATTCGTATCGATCCGGTGAGCGCCGCGATTGTCACCATTATTATTAACTCTGGTGCCTATATTGCAGAAATTACCCGTGGCGCCATTTTATCCATTAATAAAGGTTTTAAAGAGGCCAGCCTGGCGATGGGGCTCTCCCAGCGCCGTACACTATGGTACGTGATCATGCCGCTGGCGTTACGTCGTATGATTCCGGCGCTGGGGAATCAATGGATTATCAGCATTAAAGACACCTCATTATTTATTGTCATTGGCGTGGCTGAATTAACGCGTCAGGGTCAGGAAATTATTGCGGGCAACTTCCGTGCACTGGAAGTCTGGACCGCGGTCGCGCTGATTTATCTGCTGGTGACGTTGTGCCTGAGTTTCCTGCTGAAGCAACTGGAGAAAAGGATCCATATTTTATGA
- the glnQ gene encoding glutamine ABC transporter ATP-binding protein GlnQ, with protein sequence MVEFNAVSKHFGATQVLHDINLKIEAGEVVVIIGPSGSGKSTLLRCINKLEEISSGTLLVAGMHITDPHANECDIRREAGMVFQQFHLFPHLTALENVMFGPIRVRKQSKAAAREQALALLDRVGLRERANHYPSELSGGQQQRVAIARALAVKPKMMLFDEPTSALDPELRHEVLKVMRSLADEGMTMVIVTHEIGFARDVASRLIFIDGGTIAEDGPPDILLNASSNPRLKEFLQHVS encoded by the coding sequence ATGGTTGAATTTAATGCGGTCTCCAAGCATTTTGGTGCGACTCAGGTGCTGCACGATATCAATTTAAAAATTGAAGCCGGGGAAGTGGTGGTGATCATCGGTCCATCGGGATCGGGCAAATCAACGCTGCTGCGTTGTATTAACAAGTTGGAAGAGATTTCTTCCGGCACCCTGCTGGTGGCAGGCATGCACATCACCGATCCCCACGCCAATGAGTGTGATATCCGCCGCGAAGCAGGGATGGTGTTCCAGCAGTTTCACCTGTTTCCGCATCTGACCGCGCTGGAGAACGTGATGTTTGGCCCAATTCGCGTGCGTAAGCAGAGTAAAGCGGCGGCACGCGAACAGGCGCTGGCGCTACTGGATCGCGTCGGGCTGCGTGAACGTGCCAATCATTATCCCTCCGAGTTGTCCGGCGGCCAGCAGCAGCGTGTCGCGATTGCCCGTGCGCTGGCGGTGAAGCCGAAAATGATGCTGTTTGACGAACCGACGTCGGCCCTCGACCCGGAGCTGCGCCATGAGGTGTTAAAGGTGATGCGCTCGCTGGCGGATGAAGGCATGACAATGGTGATCGTCACCCATGAGATCGGTTTTGCGCGTGATGTGGCATCGCGACTAATCTTTATTGATGGTGGCACCATTGCGGAAGATGGCCCGCCTGATATTCTGCTCAACGCCAGCAGCAATCCGCGTCTGAAAGAGTTTTTGCAGCACGTTTCCTGA
- a CDS encoding C45 family autoproteolytic acyltransferase/hydolase: MKKIAISGSAFAVGKQLGEFGRDAWHQKLTQTRLWQTVIAMQGSAQLQAMRAAVIAQYPLIWQELEGMAQGLGVPVDEVLAWNCRGDLVRSTSDGCTTVAGSRVTGEIIIAHNEDGFPQLREDCALVSITPDDGLGFTSFAYPGSIPGHTFAVNEKGIVNTVNNIRALHRPAGLPRQVLARAALNAATLDEAVLQLTTHTRAGAFHHTLGQMGDGRVFSVEATGSGCSVVQVTNVMGHANHLVHPVMDDVQQVITASSASRQARLKGWQASQSELDEDAAKAILSDQHDAELPIYRLSPQDPDDENTLATAIFTLSSQRVDWQVFTLDRQLAALKGWVS, translated from the coding sequence ATGAAAAAAATCGCAATCAGTGGATCCGCATTTGCCGTCGGTAAGCAATTAGGTGAGTTTGGCCGTGATGCCTGGCATCAGAAGCTGACGCAAACCCGGCTGTGGCAAACGGTGATCGCCATGCAGGGATCGGCACAACTCCAGGCAATGCGCGCTGCGGTGATCGCGCAGTATCCGCTGATTTGGCAGGAGCTGGAAGGTATGGCGCAGGGGCTGGGCGTCCCGGTTGACGAGGTCCTCGCATGGAACTGCCGTGGCGATCTGGTGCGTTCCACTTCGGACGGTTGTACTACCGTGGCGGGTAGTCGCGTGACCGGTGAGATTATCATCGCCCATAACGAGGATGGTTTCCCGCAGCTGCGCGAGGATTGCGCGCTGGTCAGCATCACGCCGGATGACGGGCTGGGGTTCACCAGCTTTGCTTATCCCGGCTCAATTCCCGGTCATACCTTTGCAGTTAACGAGAAGGGCATCGTCAACACGGTGAATAATATCCGTGCGCTGCACCGCCCGGCGGGTTTACCGCGTCAGGTGCTGGCCCGCGCGGCGTTAAACGCCGCCACGCTGGACGAGGCGGTTCTGCAATTAACCACGCATACGCGTGCCGGGGCATTTCACCATACGCTGGGACAGATGGGCGACGGTCGTGTATTCAGTGTGGAGGCCACCGGTTCGGGCTGTTCCGTGGTGCAGGTAACAAATGTGATGGGCCATGCCAATCACCTTGTTCACCCGGTGATGGACGATGTTCAGCAGGTTATCACCGCCAGTTCAGCTTCACGCCAGGCAAGATTAAAAGGCTGGCAGGCCAGTCAGTCAGAACTGGACGAGGATGCGGCAAAAGCGATTTTGTCGGACCAGCATGATGCTGAGCTACCGATCTACCGTTTATCACCGCAGGACCCGGATGACGAAAACACCCTCGCTACCGCGATATTCACCCTGAGTTCGCAGCGGGTTGACTGGCAGGTCTTCACCCTGGATCGCCAGCTTGCCGCGTTGAAGGGCTGGGTCAGTTAA
- a CDS encoding YbgS-like family protein — protein sequence MMNKFAIIFLTAAMTLGSGAAMAASDSNGTTNQAADAGAAAGGAKQNLPPNKVDNSKINNTDVNSAATSGSTDSSNMSASEIHKNSQCKEGKCPDMNKKVQTQKGSGEVNTKTDGTSQ from the coding sequence ATGATGAATAAGTTTGCAATTATCTTTCTCACGGCAGCAATGACACTTGGTAGCGGAGCAGCGATGGCGGCTTCGGATAGTAACGGGACAACTAATCAGGCTGCGGATGCCGGTGCGGCGGCTGGCGGCGCGAAACAGAATCTGCCTCCGAATAAAGTTGATAATAGCAAAATCAACAACACTGATGTGAATAGCGCGGCAACGTCGGGTAGTACTGACAGCAGTAATATGTCTGCCAGCGAAATTCATAAAAATAGCCAGTGTAAAGAAGGGAAATGTCCGGACATGAACAAAAAAGTCCAGACGCAAAAAGGCAGCGGTGAGGTTAATACCAAAACCGACGGTACCAGCCAGTAA
- the aroG gene encoding 3-deoxy-7-phosphoheptulonate synthase AroG, with the protein MNYQNDDLRIKEIKELLPPVALFEKFPATDSAAQTVAKARQAIHRILHGEDDRLLVIIGPCSIHDTAAAKEYAGRLLKLRDELSGELEVVMRVYFEKPRTTVGWKGLINDPYMDGSFQINDGLRLARKLLVDINDTGLPAAGEFLDMITPQYVADLMSWGAIGARTTESQVHRELSSGLSCPVGFKNGTDGTIKVAIDAIGAASAPHCFLSVTKYGHSAIVETSGNEDCHIILRGGKEPNYSAHHVAAVKTGLEKAGLTPQVMIDFSHANSSKQFQRQMVVAEDVAQQIAGGEQGITGVMLESNLVEGNQSLDSGEPLVYGKSVTDACIGWEDTDKVLRQLAQAVKQRRG; encoded by the coding sequence ATGAATTACCAGAACGACGATTTAAGAATTAAAGAAATCAAAGAATTATTACCTCCTGTTGCGTTGTTTGAAAAATTTCCCGCGACTGATAGCGCGGCACAGACCGTCGCGAAAGCCCGCCAGGCTATTCACCGTATTCTGCATGGCGAAGATGACCGCCTGCTGGTGATCATCGGGCCGTGCTCGATTCATGACACCGCAGCCGCCAAAGAGTATGCCGGGCGTTTACTGAAGTTGCGCGATGAGCTGAGCGGCGAGCTGGAAGTGGTAATGCGTGTCTACTTTGAGAAACCCCGTACCACCGTGGGCTGGAAAGGGCTGATCAACGATCCTTACATGGATGGCAGCTTCCAGATCAACGACGGCCTGCGTCTGGCGCGCAAATTGCTGGTGGATATCAACGATACCGGTCTGCCTGCGGCAGGCGAGTTCCTTGATATGATCACCCCGCAATACGTGGCGGATCTGATGAGCTGGGGCGCGATTGGTGCGCGTACCACCGAATCACAGGTGCACCGTGAGCTGTCTTCCGGTCTTTCCTGTCCGGTAGGTTTCAAAAACGGCACCGATGGCACCATCAAAGTGGCGATTGACGCCATTGGTGCTGCCAGCGCGCCGCACTGCTTCCTGTCGGTCACCAAGTATGGTCATTCAGCGATTGTCGAAACCAGCGGCAACGAAGATTGTCATATCATCCTGCGCGGCGGTAAAGAACCCAACTACAGCGCCCATCATGTGGCAGCGGTGAAAACCGGGCTGGAGAAAGCGGGCCTGACACCACAGGTGATGATCGACTTCAGCCACGCCAACAGCAGCAAACAGTTCCAGCGCCAGATGGTGGTGGCGGAAGATGTTGCGCAGCAGATTGCCGGTGGCGAGCAAGGTATTACCGGTGTGATGCTGGAGAGTAACCTGGTGGAAGGTAACCAGAGCCTCGACAGCGGTGAGCCGCTGGTATACGGCAAAAGCGTGACCGATGCCTGTATTGGCTGGGAAGATACTGACAAAGTATTGCGTCAGTTGGCTCAGGCGGTTAAACAGCGTCGCGGTTAA
- the gpmA gene encoding 2,3-diphosphoglycerate-dependent phosphoglycerate mutase, which yields MAVTKLVLVRHGESQWNQENRFTGWYDVDLSDKGRTEAKAAGQLLKKEGFVFDFAYTSVLKRAIHTLWNVLDELDQAWLPVEKCWRLNERHYGALQGLDKAETAAKYGDDQVKQWRRGFAVTPPELDRSDERFPGHDPRYASLTDAQLPTTESLALTIERVIPYWNDSILPRIKSGEKVIIAAHGNSLRALVKYLDNLSEDEILELNIPTGVPLVYEFDENFKPLKRYYLGDADEIAAKAAAVANQGKAK from the coding sequence ATGGCCGTAACTAAGCTGGTTCTGGTGCGCCACGGCGAAAGCCAGTGGAATCAGGAAAACCGCTTCACCGGATGGTACGATGTGGATCTGTCCGACAAGGGTCGCACCGAAGCCAAAGCAGCCGGTCAGCTGCTGAAGAAAGAAGGTTTCGTATTCGATTTTGCCTACACCTCCGTGCTGAAACGTGCCATCCACACCCTGTGGAATGTACTGGACGAGCTGGACCAGGCCTGGCTGCCGGTTGAAAAATGCTGGCGTCTGAACGAACGTCACTACGGTGCGTTGCAGGGTCTGGACAAAGCAGAAACCGCTGCCAAATACGGCGACGATCAGGTGAAACAGTGGCGTCGCGGCTTCGCGGTTACTCCGCCAGAACTGGATCGCAGCGATGAGCGTTTCCCGGGCCACGACCCGCGTTATGCATCACTGACTGATGCCCAGCTGCCGACCACCGAAAGCCTGGCGCTGACCATCGAACGTGTGATCCCTTACTGGAACGACAGCATTCTGCCGCGCATCAAAAGCGGTGAGAAAGTGATCATTGCGGCACACGGTAACTCGCTGCGTGCGCTGGTGAAATACCTCGACAACCTGAGCGAAGACGAAATCCTCGAACTGAACATTCCAACCGGCGTGCCGCTGGTGTATGAGTTCGACGAGAACTTCAAACCGCTGAAACGTTACTATCTGGGCGATGCCGACGAGATCGCTGCGAAAGCAGCCGCCGTGGCAAACCAGGGTAAAGCGAAATAA
- the galM gene encoding galactose-1-epimerase: protein MVNDVQSHAPDGQPWRITVLRNHNGMVVTFMDWGATWLSARVPMRDGSVREALLGCATPSDYLHQDAYLGATVGRYANRIANATLKPLNLALVANQGAHQLHGGPQGFDKRRWQIISQSETEVHYRLDSPDGDQGFPGNLIADLRYQLDDDNCLSISYVASTDKPCPVNLTNHAYFNLDAHHGDARQHRLQLLADRYLPVDNEGIPNAPLKAVEGTSFDFRQPKTVADDFLADDDQKAVKGYDHAFLLNTAGDSSQPAARLWSADGKLELSVFTAAPALQFYSGNYLEGTRAREQGSYTAFQGIALESEFLPDSPNHTEWPQPDCWLQPGDSWQSVTRYRLTPH, encoded by the coding sequence ATGGTAAATGATGTGCAATCACATGCACCGGATGGACAACCGTGGCGCATTACCGTGTTACGTAATCATAACGGTATGGTGGTGACGTTTATGGACTGGGGCGCGACCTGGCTGTCGGCGCGCGTGCCAATGCGGGATGGCAGCGTGCGTGAAGCGCTGCTCGGTTGCGCCACGCCATCCGACTATCTGCACCAGGATGCGTATCTCGGTGCCACGGTCGGCCGTTATGCCAACCGTATTGCCAACGCCACGCTGAAGCCGCTGAATCTGGCACTGGTGGCCAATCAGGGCGCGCATCAGCTTCATGGCGGGCCGCAAGGATTTGATAAACGTCGCTGGCAGATCATCAGCCAGAGCGAAACCGAGGTGCATTATCGCCTCGACTCGCCGGATGGCGATCAGGGATTCCCCGGCAATCTGATTGCTGACCTGCGTTATCAACTTGATGACGACAATTGCCTGTCGATTAGCTATGTAGCGAGCACCGATAAGCCCTGCCCGGTCAACCTTACCAACCATGCTTACTTCAACCTTGACGCGCATCATGGCGATGCGCGCCAGCATCGCTTACAACTGCTGGCAGACCGTTATCTGCCGGTCGACAATGAAGGCATCCCCAATGCGCCGCTGAAAGCGGTAGAGGGAACCAGCTTCGATTTTCGTCAGCCGAAAACCGTCGCCGATGACTTCCTCGCCGATGACGATCAGAAAGCGGTAAAAGGTTATGACCATGCGTTTCTGCTGAATACCGCTGGTGACAGCAGCCAGCCCGCCGCCCGACTGTGGTCGGCCGACGGTAAGCTGGAGTTGAGCGTATTTACCGCTGCCCCGGCGCTTCAGTTCTACTCCGGCAACTATCTGGAGGGAACGCGCGCCCGCGAGCAGGGAAGCTATACTGCTTTCCAGGGCATCGCCTTAGAGAGTGAATTTTTACCGGATTCGCCCAACCATACTGAGTGGCCGCAACCGGATTGTTGGTTGCAACCCGGCGACAGCTGGCAGTCGGTGACGCGCTATCGCCTCACCCCGCACTGA
- the galK gene encoding galactokinase, which produces MSLKSITQQTFVETFGYQPSHSIQAPGRVNLIGEHTDYNDGFVLPCAIDYQTVIACAKRDDRQVRVVAVDYDNQQDSFSLDAPIEPVKEPMWANYVRGVVKHLQKRDASFGGVDMVISGNVPQGAGLSSSASLEVAVGTVFQQLYQLPLDGAAIAVNGQEAENQFVGCNCGIMDQLISALGKQDHAMLLDCRSLSTRAVSMPADVAVVIINSNFRRTLVGSEYNTRREQCETGARFFNKPALRDVTLAEFEAAEDQLDPLVAKRVRHVITENARTLEAADALAAGDLTRMGVLMAESHASMRDDFEITVPPIDQLVEIVKAEIGPRGGVRMTGGGFGGCIVALMPTDLVDQVKAAVAGQYEAQTGIKETFYVCKASEGAGQW; this is translated from the coding sequence ATGTCATTAAAATCCATTACACAACAGACGTTCGTCGAGACATTTGGTTATCAGCCGAGCCACAGCATTCAGGCACCTGGTCGCGTTAACCTGATTGGTGAACACACCGACTATAATGATGGTTTCGTGCTGCCCTGCGCCATTGATTATCAAACCGTGATTGCCTGTGCCAAACGCGATGACCGCCAGGTGCGCGTGGTGGCGGTGGATTACGATAACCAGCAAGACAGTTTCTCACTGGATGCGCCGATTGAGCCGGTAAAAGAACCGATGTGGGCCAATTATGTGCGCGGCGTGGTGAAACATCTGCAAAAACGCGATGCCAGCTTTGGCGGCGTGGATATGGTGATCAGCGGTAACGTGCCGCAGGGCGCGGGCCTGAGTTCTTCGGCGTCGCTGGAAGTGGCGGTGGGCACCGTGTTCCAACAGTTGTATCAACTGCCGCTCGACGGCGCAGCCATTGCCGTGAACGGTCAGGAAGCGGAAAACCAGTTTGTCGGTTGTAACTGCGGCATCATGGATCAGTTGATCTCGGCGCTGGGTAAGCAGGATCACGCCATGCTGCTGGATTGCCGTAGCCTCAGCACCCGCGCCGTTTCGATGCCGGCAGATGTGGCAGTGGTGATCATCAACTCCAACTTCCGCCGGACGCTGGTGGGCAGTGAATATAACACCCGTCGCGAGCAGTGTGAAACCGGTGCACGTTTCTTCAATAAACCCGCGCTGCGCGATGTCACCCTGGCGGAATTCGAAGCGGCTGAAGATCAGCTCGATCCGCTGGTGGCAAAACGTGTCCGTCATGTGATTACCGAGAATGCGCGCACGCTGGAAGCCGCCGACGCGCTGGCAGCGGGCGATCTGACGCGAATGGGTGTCCTGATGGCCGAATCACACGCCTCAATGCGTGATGATTTCGAAATCACCGTGCCGCCGATTGACCAGTTGGTGGAGATCGTCAAAGCTGAGATCGGACCGCGCGGCGGTGTGCGAATGACCGGTGGCGGCTTTGGCGGCTGCATCGTGGCCCTGATGCCAACCGATTTGGTGGATCAGGTAAAAGCGGCAGTGGCCGGGCAGTATGAAGCCCAAACCGGTATCAAAGAAACCTTCTACGTGTGTAAAGCCTCTGAAGGAGCTGGCCAATGGTAA
- the galT gene encoding galactose-1-phosphate uridylyltransferase, which yields MEKFNPVDHPHRRYNPLSDQWVLVSPHRAKRPWQGAQETPALETLPAHDPDCFLCAGNTRITGDKNPDYKSTYVFTNDFAALMTDTPDAPQSDDILMRCESARGTSRVICFSPDHSKTLPELPLSALEEIVRTWQEQTADLGQHYPWVQVFENKGAAMGCSNPHPHGQVWANSFLPNEAQREDHLQRRYYAEKGTPMLLDYAARELNDGSRTVVETDHWLAVVPWWAAWPFETLLLPKAQVKRITDLTDAQRKDLALAIKLLTSRYDNLFQCSFPYSMGWHGAPFNGEANDHWQLHAHFYPPLLRSATVRKFMVGYEMLAETQRDLTAEQAAERLRSVSDVHFREAQ from the coding sequence ATGGAAAAATTTAACCCGGTCGATCATCCGCATCGCCGTTATAACCCGCTGAGCGATCAGTGGGTATTGGTTTCGCCACATCGCGCCAAGCGTCCGTGGCAGGGCGCACAGGAAACGCCGGCGCTGGAAACATTGCCGGCACACGATCCCGACTGCTTCCTCTGCGCCGGTAATACCCGCATCACCGGTGATAAAAATCCCGATTATAAAAGCACTTACGTCTTCACTAATGACTTTGCCGCGCTGATGACCGACACGCCTGATGCGCCGCAAAGCGACGATATTCTGATGCGTTGCGAAAGCGCGCGCGGCACCAGCCGGGTGATCTGCTTCTCGCCGGATCATAGCAAAACCCTGCCGGAACTGCCGCTCAGCGCGCTGGAAGAGATCGTACGTACCTGGCAGGAACAAACCGCCGATCTCGGTCAGCACTACCCGTGGGTGCAGGTGTTTGAAAACAAAGGTGCAGCGATGGGCTGCTCTAACCCCCATCCGCACGGTCAGGTATGGGCAAACAGCTTTTTGCCGAATGAGGCACAGCGGGAAGACCATCTCCAGCGTCGCTATTACGCCGAAAAAGGCACACCGATGCTGCTGGACTACGCCGCGCGTGAACTGAACGATGGTAGCCGTACCGTAGTAGAAACCGACCACTGGCTGGCGGTGGTGCCCTGGTGGGCCGCGTGGCCGTTTGAAACGCTGCTGCTGCCAAAAGCGCAGGTGAAACGCATCACCGATCTGACCGACGCGCAACGCAAAGATCTGGCGCTGGCGATCAAGCTGCTCACCAGCCGCTACGACAACCTGTTCCAGTGCTCCTTCCCCTACTCAATGGGCTGGCACGGCGCGCCTTTTAACGGTGAAGCCAACGATCACTGGCAACTGCACGCGCATTTCTATCCGCCGCTGCTGCGCTCAGCAACGGTGCGCAAATTTATGGTTGGCTACGAGATGCTGGCCGAAACCCAACGTGATTTAACGGCAGAACAGGCGGCTGAACGCCTGCGTTCTGTCAGCGATGTCCATTTCCGCGAGGCGCAATAA